Proteins co-encoded in one Callospermophilus lateralis isolate mCalLat2 chromosome 2, mCalLat2.hap1, whole genome shotgun sequence genomic window:
- the LOC143391690 gene encoding olfactory receptor 5D13-like, with the protein MQHSRASVFRIQGNQTAGVTFILLGFSEFPELQVPLFLVFLTIYTVTVLGNTGMILVIRVNPKLHTPMYFFLSHLSFIDFCYSTVVTPKLLENLVVEDRTISFTGCIMQFFFACIFVVTETFMLAVMAYDRFVAVCNPLLYLVAMSQKLCSLLVAASYSWSIVCSLTFTYFLLNLSFCGTKFINNFVCEHAAIVAVSCSDPSISQKILFAFATFNEISSLVIVLTSYVFIFVTVMKMPSTGGRYKAFSTCASHLTAITIFHGTILFLYCVPTNKSSWLMVKVASVFYTVVIPMLNPLIYSLRNKDVKETVMKLINSQLFCHKM; encoded by the exons ATGCAGCACTCAAGGGCTTCTGTTTTTAG GATCCAAGGAAACCAGACTGCTGGAGTGACATTCATCCTCCTGGGCTTCTCAGAATTCCCAGAGCTCCAGGTGCCCCTGTTCCTGGTGTTCCTGACCATCTACACAGTCACTGTGCTGGGGAACACAGGCATGATCCTGGTCATCAGGGTCAACCCCAAactccacacccccatgtacttttTCCTTAGTCACTTGTCCTTCATCGATTTCTGCTACTCGACTGTGGTTACTCCCAAACTATTAGAAAATTTGGTGGTGGAAGACAGAACCATCTCCTTCACAGGCTGCATCATGCAATTCTTCTTTGCATGCATATTTGTGGTGACAGAGACATTCATGTTGGCAGTGATGGCCTATGACCGATTTGTGGCAGTTTGTAACCCTCTTCTCTACTTAGTTGCAATGTCCCAGAAGCTGTGTTCTTTGTTGGTGGCTGCATCATACTCTTGGAGTATAGTCTGCTCTTTAACATTCACATACTTTTTGTTGAACTTATCTTTTTGTGGGACTAAGTTTATAAATAATTTTGTCTGTGAACATGCTGCAATTGTTGCTGTGTCCTGCTCTGACCCCTCTATTAGTCAGAAAATCCTTTTTGCTTTTGCCACATTCAATGAAATAAGCAGCCTGGTGATTGTTCTTACTTcctatgttttcatttttgtcaCTGTCATGAAAATGCCTTCAACTGGGGGGCGCTACAAAGCCTTCTCCACATGTGCCTCCCATCTGACTGCCATTACTATATTCCATGGTACCATCCTTTTTCTCTACTGTGTTCCCACCAACAAAAGTTCATGGCTCATGGTCAAGGTTGCTTCTGTCTTCTATACAGTGGTCATCCCTATGCTTAACCCCTTGATCTACAGCCTCAGGAACAAAGATGTGAAGGAGACAGTTATGAAGCTAATCAACTCCCAATTATTTTGTCATAAAATGTGA
- the LOC143390414 gene encoding olfactory receptor 1165-like has translation MDHEVRNKSTIDRFILVGFSEFPQLQAPFFLVSLTIYTVTLVGNVGIIIVRKINPELHTPMYYFLSHLSFLDICYSSVFTPKLLEILVVEDRTISFNGCMTQFFFGCACVITEMFMLAVMAYDRFVAVCKPLLYTVAMSRKLCALLVAGTYMWGGLCSLILTYSLVRLSYCGFNTINNFACEYSAILSLSCSDTSFSQMACFVISTFNEVCSLLIILASYVFIIATVSRMPSKGGLCKAFSTCASHLTAISIFHGIILLLYCVPYAQNSWLLVKVDTILFTIMIPMLNPLIYSLRNKDVKETVRRLICNKLHSLYIKFR, from the coding sequence ATGGATCATGAAGTCAGAAACAAGAGCACTATAGACAGATTCATCCTGGTGGGATTCTCAGAATTCCCACAGCTCCAGGCACCCTTCTTCCTCGTGTCCCTCACCATCTACACAGTCACTCTGGTGGGGAACGTGGGCATAATTATAGTGAGAAAGATCAATCCCGAGCTTCATACACCCATGTACTATTTCCTCAGCCACCTCTCATTTCTGGATATTTGCTACTCCAGTGTATTTACACCCAAGCTGTTAGAGATCTTGGTTGTGGAAGACAGAACTATCTCCTTCAATGGATGCATGACACAGTTTTTCTTTGGCTGTGCATGTGTGATTACAGAAATGTTCATGTTGGCagtgatggcctatgaccgctttGTGGCTGTGTGTAAACCCCTTCTCTACACAGTTGCCATGTCTCGCAAGCTTTGTGCCCTCCTGGTGGCTGGAACTTACATGTGGGGTGGCCTCTGCTCATTGATACTCACATATTCTCTGGTAAGACTGTCCTATTGTGGGTTTAACACCATAAATAATTTTGCCTGTGAGTACTCTGCCATCCTTTCTTTGTCCTGCTCTGACACTTCTTTCAGTCAGATGGCATGTTTTGTCATTTCTACATTCAATGAAGTGTGTAGCCTCCTGATCATCCTTGCCTCCTATGTCTTCATCATTGCCACTGTCAGCAGGATGCCTTCTAAGGGTGGCCTCTGCAAAGCCTTCTCCACGTGTGCCTCTCACCTGACTGCCATCAGCATCTTCCATGggataattcttctcctctactgTGTTCCCTATGCCCAAAACTCCTGGCTCCTGGTCAAAGTAGACACTATTCTTTTCACTATCATGATCCCCATGCTGAATCCCCTGATCTATAGTCTCAGGAACAAAGATGTGAAAGAGACAGTCAGGAGGCTAATCTGCAACAAACTGCATTCTCTCTACATAAAATTCagataa
- the LOC143390415 gene encoding olfactory receptor 1165-like yields MVHEVRNQSTVTKFILVGFSEFPQLQAPIFLLFLTIYTVTLVGNVGIIIVRRINPKLHTPMYFFLSHLSFLDICYSSMITPKLLEILVVEDRTISFSGCMTQFFFGCACVITEMFMLAVMAYDRFVAVCNPLLYTVAMSYKLCALLVAGTYMWGGLCSLILTYSLVRLSYCGSNIMNHFVCEYSAILSLSCYDTTFSQMACFVISTFNEVCSLLIILASYVFIIATVSRMPSKGGLCKAFSTCASHLTAISIFHGIILLLYCVPHDKSSWLLVKVETALYSVMIPMLNPLIYSLRNKDVKETVRGLFYAKLHSLYVKFR; encoded by the coding sequence ATGGTACATGAAGTCAGAAACCAGAGCACTGTAACTAAATTCATCCTGGTGGGGTTCTCAGAATTTCCACAGCTTCAAGCACCTATCTTCCTGCTGTTCCTCACCATCTACACAGTCACTCTGGTGGGGAATGTGGGCATAATCATAGTGAGAAGGATCAATCCCAAGCTTCATACACCCATGTACTTTTTCCTCAGCCACCTCTCATTTCTGGATATTTGCTACTCCAGTATGATTACACCCAAGCTGTTAGAGATCTTGGTTGTGGAAGATAGAACTATCTCCTTCAGTGGATGCATGACACAGTTTTTCTTTGGCTGTGCATGTGTGATTACAGAAATGTTCATGTTGGCagtgatggcctatgaccgctttGTGGCTGTGTGTAACCCACTTCTCTACACAGTTGCCATGTCTTACAAGCTCTGTGCCCTCCTGGTGGCTGGAACTTACATGTGGGGTGGCCTCTGCTCATTGATACTCACATATTCTCTGGTAAGACTGTCCTACTGTGGGTCTAACATCATGAATCACTTTGTCTGTGAGTACTCTGCCATCCTTTCTTTGTCCTGCTATGACACTACTTTCAGTCAGATGGCATGTTTCGTCATTTCTACATTCAATGAAGTGTGTAGCCTCCTGATCATCCTTGCCTCCTATGTCTTCATCATTGCTACTGTCAGCAGGATGCCTTCTAAGGGTGGCCTCTGCAAAGCCTTCTCCACGTGTGCCTCTCACCTGACTGCCATCAGCATCTTCCATGGGATCATCCTCCTTCTCTACTGTGTGCCCCATGACAAAAGCTCCTGGCTCTTGGTCAAAGTGGAGACTGCACTTTACTCAGTCATGATCCCCATGCTGAATCCCCTCATCTACAGCCTCAGGAACAAAGATGTGAAAGAGACAGTCAGGGGGCTCTTCTATGCCAAACTGCATTCTCTCTATGTAAAATTTaggtaa
- the LOC143390417 gene encoding olfactory receptor 1165-like: MVCEVRNQSSVATFILVGFSEFPHLQAPLFLVFLSIYTVTLVGNLGIIVLIRINPKLHTPMYYFLSHLSFLDICYSSVFTPKLLEILVVEDRTISFNGCMTQFFFICMLVVTEMFMLAVMAYDRFVAVCNPLLYTVAMSRKLCSLLVAGTYLWGGLCSLILTYSLLVQSYCGSNVINHFGCEYSAILSLSCSETTFSQMACFVISTFNEVCSLLIILTSYIFIIATVSRMPSKGGLRKAFSTCASHLTAISIFHGVILLLYCVPHDKSSWLLVKVDTVLFTVMIPMLNPLIYSLRNKDVKETVRRLINSKLHSLHIKFR, translated from the coding sequence ATGGTATGTGAAGTCAGAAACCAGAGTTCTGTGGCCACATTCATCCTGGTGGGATTCTCAGAATTCCCGCACCTACAGGCACCCCTCTTCCTGGTGTTCCTCAGCATCTACACAGTCACTCTGGTGGGGAACTTGGGTATCATTGTGTTAATAAGGATAAATCCCAAGCTTCATACACCCATGTACTATTTCCTCAGCCATCTCTCATTTCTGGATATTTGCTACTCCAGTGTATTCACACCCAAGCTGTTAGAGATCTTGGTTGTGGAAGACAGAACTATCTCCTTCAATGGGTGCATGACAcagtttttctttatttgtatgcttGTGGTTACAGAAATGTTCATGTTGGCAGTGATGGCCTATGACCGATTTGTGGCTGTGTGTAACCCCCTGCTCTACACAGTTGCCATGTCTCGCAAGCTCTGTTCCCTCTTAGTGGCTGGAACTTACCTGTGGGGTGGCCTGTGCTCCTTGATACTCACTTACTCTCTGCTAGTACAGTCCTATTGTGGATCTAACGTCATAAATCACTTTGGCTGTGAGTACTCTGCCATCCTCTCCTTGTCCTGCTCTGAGACTACTTTCAGTCAGATGGCATGTTTCGTCATTTCTACATTCAATGAAGTGTGTAGCCTCCTGATCATCCTTACCTCCTATATCTTCATCATTGCCACTGTCAGCAGGATGCCTTCTAAGGGTGGCCTCCGCAAAGCCTTCTCCACGTGTGCCTCTCACCTGACTGCCATCAGCATCTTCCATGGGGTCATCCTCCTTCTCTACTGTGTGCCCCATGACAAAAGCTCCTGGCTCTTGGTCAAAGTGGACACTGTTCTTTTCACTGTCATGATCCCCATGCTGAATCCCCTGATCTACAGCCTCAGGAACAAAGATGTAAAAGAGACAGTTAGGAGGCTGATCAACTCCAAACTGCATTCTCTCCACATAAAATTCAGATAA
- the LOC143391691 gene encoding olfactory receptor 1165-like → MNSRISSNRSQMQDEGNQSTVFTFIFLGFSEYPKLQVPLFLIFLTIYTISVLENLGMILIIRINPKLHTPMYFFLSHLSFVDFCYTTIIAPKLLDFLVVEDRSMSFKGCITQFFFGCTCVITQTFILAVMAYDRFVAVCNPLLYTVAMSRKLCALLVAGSYLWGGICSSTLTYFLLALSYCGSGIINHFCCEYSAIISASCSDSSLSQLACLVICMFNEICSLLIILTSYVVIVITVIKIPSKGGLRKAFSTCGSHLAAICFCHGVILLLYCVLKSKSSLLLVKFATVFYSMVIPMLNPLIYSLRNKDVKETLSKLMHFKVLSHS, encoded by the coding sequence ATGAACTCTCGGATTTCCTCCAACAGGAGCCAAATGCAGGATGAGGGGAACCAGAGTACAGTCTTCACTTTCATCTTCCTGGGCTTCTCAGAATACCCAAAGCTCCAGGTGCCCTTGTTCCTGATATTCTTGACCATCTACACCATTTCTGTGCTGGAAAACCTTGGTATGATACTGATCATCAGGATTAACCCCAAACTCCACACTCCCATGTACTTTTTCCTCAGCCATTTAtcctttgttgatttctgctacaCCACCATAATTGCACCCAAACTTTTAGATTTCTTGGTTGTGGAGGACAGAAGTATGTCCTTCAAAGGATGCATAACACAATTTTTCTTTGGCTGCACATGTGTCATTACACAAACGTTTATTTTGGCAGTGATGGCCTATGACCGGTTTGTGGCTGTTTGTAACCCCCTACTCTACACAGTTGCTATGTCTCGAAAGCTCTGTGCTCTGCTGGTGGCTGGAAGTTACCTATGGGGTGGAATCTGCTCCTCCACACTCACATATTTTCTTTTGGCCCTATCTTACTGTGGATCTGGAATCATCAACCACTTTTGCTGTGAGTACTCCGCCATCATCTCTGCATCCTGCTCGGATTCCTCCCTCAGCCAGTTGGCATGTTTAGTCATCTGTATGTTCAATGAGATCTGCAGTCTGCTGATCATCCTTACCTCCTATGTCGTCATAGTCATTACGGTCATCAAGATCCCTTCCAAGGGTGGCCTCAGAAAAGCTTTCTCCACCTGTGGCTCCCACTTGGCTGCTATCTGCTTCTGCCATGGAGTCATCCTCCTTCTCTACTGTGTGCTCAAATCTAAAAGCTCCTTGCTCCTCGTCAAATTTGCCACTGTGTTTTACAGCATGGTCATCCCTATGCTAAATCCCCTCATCTACAGCCTAAGAAATAAAGATGTCAAGGAGACCTTAAGCAAGTTAATGCACTTTAAAGTGCTTTCTCACTCGTGA